The Siansivirga zeaxanthinifaciens CC-SAMT-1 region AAAACTTCTTGCCACTGAAAACACCGAACTCGGATTCGCATCGATAGTTGCTAAAGCTTTTTTGTAATTTAAATCGGCATTAACCTGATCTTTTTTTAGTTGATAATTAAAACCTAATTCAACATAAAAAAAAGGGAAATTTATTCGAGCCATTTGTGCCAGTATAAAAGCTTCGGCTTCATTATACTGCTCTAATTCCTGATAAGTCGCTATAATTTGGTTTATGTAATTTATATTAGAAGGCGCCTTAGCAAATACCTTTTTGTATTCTATTAATGCCTTTTCAAATTCGCTATTTTTAAAATACTCATTAGCAAGCGCATCTTCTTGAGAAAACCCAGCGAAACATATAAATAAACATAATATAAAAATAGTTCTCATACCGTAAATATAGTAAATGCCCCGAGTAGATTTTGTAAATTATATTATAAAAAAATGCCCGAATAAAATTCGAGCATTAACCAACCAAAAATACATGTTTTATTAACTAACGTTAATTTAAAAACGTACCATAATTAATTGGGGACTATTTTTAGGCATAACCTTGTAAGGCATGCGATTGCAAATGATACCCTCTTAAAAATTTATTGAATTATATAATATGCTTATTTTGTTGCAATTACAGATATGCTATTTTCAGAATTTGATAAAGAAAAATCTGAAAATAATACTTTTGCAGCGAAAAAAATTAAGGCAATTAAAATAACAAGACGTTTTATATTCTTCATAATTAGGTAGGTTTTAATGGTTTGGGTCCTCTAATTTGGAAAAATATTTTTAAAACTCAAAAGAAAAGCCCTAAAAATTGCTTTAAAACGCAACTTATTAACACTTAATCGGTTATTAAAAATAAAAAACCTACATAATTGTAGGTTTTTTATTTCGATTGTAAAATATTTTAGTTAATAATATTAAACCCTACATATGGCTGTAAAACTTCAGGTATAACAATACCATCTTTAGTTTGGTTGTTTTCTAAGATACCTGCTAGCACTCGAGGTAATGCCAACGAACTGCCATTTAAAGTATGAGCCAATTCATTTTTACCTTCGCTATTTTTAAATCGTAATTTCAAACGGTTGGCTTGAAACGTTTCAAAGTTTGATACCGATGAAATTTCTAACCAACGATCTTGTGCGGTTGAAAACACCTCAAAATCGTATGTCAATGCCGATGTAAATCCTAAATCGCCACCGCAAAGTCTTAATATTCTGTATGGTAATTTAAGCTCTTGTAAAATGGTTTTTACATGATTTACCATGCCGTCTAAAGCTTCGTACGATTTGCTTGGATGCTCAACGCGTAATATTTCAACTTTATCAAATTGATGCAAACGGTTTAACCCGCGAACATGGGCGCCATAACTTCCTGCTTCACGACGAAAACACGGTGTATATCCTGTAATACCAATTGGCAGTTCAGATTCATTTAAAACAACATCTCTAAAAATATTGGTTCCGGGAACTTCTGCAGTTGGTATTAAATATAAATTATCTTCGGTTACATGGTACATCTGTCCTTCTTTATCGGGTAATTGTCCGGTTCCAAAACCAGAAGCTTCATTTACCAAATGTGGTAATTGATATTCGGTGTAACCAGCCGCCGTATTTTTATCTAAAAAGTACGCGATTAAAGCTCGTTGTAATCGCGCTCCTTTTCCTTTATAAACCGGAAAACCTGCACCCGTTATTTTGTTTCCTAATTCGAAATCTATGATGTCGTATTTTTTAGCGAGTTCCCAATGTGGCAAAGCATTTTCATGCAATACAGGAATATCGCCTTCTCTAAATACTTCTTCGTTATCGTTTTCTGTGCTTCCCGCAGGAACAATATCGTTTGGTATGTTAGGTATTTTATATAGCAACTGGTTTAAAGCTTCTGTAGTACTGTTTAAAGCTTCGTTTAGTTCTTTTGAAACATCTTTTAACTGGGTAGTTTTTTCTTTTAAAATATTAGCTTTTTGTGCTTCGCCAGATTTGTAAAGATTCCCTATTTCTTTAGATAAAGCATTGGATTCTGCTAATGTATTATCCAGTTCTGTTTGAATACGACGACGGTCTTCATCGAACAAAATAACATTATTAATCATTTCGGTAGCATCAATATTTCGTTTTGCTAACCTTTTAATTACTAAATCTTTGTTTTCTCTAATAAAAGGGACTTGTAACATATGTTAAAAAATTTAAGCGACAAATTTAATGAATTGCGAAGATATTTCCGGTTGTTTTGGAAGTAAAATCTATTTATTTACTAAGCGAATTAATATAGCTTATAGATGTTTCTTTATCTTTTAATAATTGCGCTTTTAATAGCTCTAGAGAATTAAATTTTTGTTCGTCTCTAATGCGATGTAAAATATTTATTTGAAGTGTTTGATTATAAATATCTTTTTCAAAATTAAAAAAATGAACTTCTATGCTTTGTTGGGTTCCATCTACGGTTGGATTGGTGCCAATATTCATCATCCCATAAACAATCGTGTTTTCAATAAGGGCACTAACCACATAAACACCGTGTTTAGGTATAATTTTATAAGTTTCTTCAATTTGAATATTTGCTGTTGGATAATCTATTTGTCGACCTAATGCTTTGCCAGGCACCACCGTTCCTGTAAGCATAAATTGATAGCCTAGATAAGAATTTGCTTTTTCAATATCGCCTTCAATTAAAGCGGTTCTAATTTTTGTTGAACTTACCGAAACATCATCGATGTCTTGGGCTGGTATTTCTTCAACATCGAAACCGTAAATAGTGCCATATTTTCTTAAATCGACAATATCTGCATTTCTATTTCTTCCAAATCTATGGTCGTAACCTATAATTACTTTTTTGGCATTTAAAGTTTCAACTAAAATTTGCTTTACAAAATCTTCGGCCGATAACCGCGAAAACTCTTTAGTAAATTCTTTAACTAATAACTGGTCTAGACCGAGCCCTTCCAAAATGGTTCTGCGTTCTGTTATGGTATTAATTAATTTAATATTCGAATCTTTTTGCAACACCATACGTGGGTGGGGAAAAAAAGTAAGCACAACCGATTTTAATCCTTGCAAATTTCCAGTATTAATTAAGCGTTTAACTATTTTTTGATGACCAATATGAACACCATCAAAGGTTCCAATAGTTACAACTGTAGGTTTTGAAGAATTGTATGCTTTAATATTTTTTAACTTACCCATAAAGGTGAACTATTGCTAATGTGATTTAAAAAAGCTAGCTTTGTTATTAGCACTTAAAAAATTGCTCATTTTTAATTATGAAAGCAAAACTACATTATGTTTTTTCAATAGCAATGTTTTTGTTTATATTTTATGTGAATGCCCAATCGAACACATGGAAAAAAATTAGTAAAAGTATACACAAAGAAAAAATTAATAAACTTGATATAGACATAGATAAATCGCAGGTTTTCGAGTTAAATATGCCTTCGTTATTAGGAAGCGTTACGTCTGCAATTTCTAGAAATTCAAATATCAAAAAAAGCACAACAAAAATAAATGTACCAAGCAAAGATGGCCGTTTAGAAGATTTTACAATTTATGAAGCTTCTGTTTTTTCGCCAGAATTGGCTGCTAAGTATCCACAAATAAAATCTTATGTAGGTTTCTCTAATGAAACTCCCGGCACAAGATTACGTATGAGTGTTTCGCCTCAAGGGGTTCAAACCATGATAACCTATTTAGACGGATCGAATGTTTTTATGCAACCTTTAGAAAAAGGTTCTAACGAATATATCGTTTACAAGACAAGCTCTAAAAATTTAGGGAAAAACAATTTTTTATGTAAAACTATCGAAGACTTTAAAAGTAGCTCACTAAATAAATCGAGCTCGACATCAAAAATATATGTAAACGAAGGCGGTGCAAATACCAAATTACTTCAAAAATTTAGAATCGCCATTTCAACAACCGGAGAATACACACAATACCACAACGATAACAATGCTGCAAATGGCAATGCTGTAGCAGATGCCTTAGCGGCTATTAATGCCACCATTAACCGTGTAAATGAGGTTTTTGAAACCGATATGGCCATACGCTTTGAGGTTATAAATGCTCCGCAACTTATTTACACCAACGCTGCTACAGACCCTTATTCTGATGCTTCAGTTGGTACCGATGAAGAAAATTTTAACAATTTATCTGGCTGGAGTTTACAGCTACAAAAAACATTATCTACCAACTTAGGCTCTAACATCTCTCAAGCCAATAATGCTTACGATATTGGCCATTTATTTGGCGCTACTGGAGGTGGTGGAAATGCAGGTTGTATAGGATGCGTTTGCGAAGATGACACGGCAAGTGACAACGATCACAAAAAAGGTAGCGGCTATACTTCGCCATCAAATGGTATTCCAGAAGGCGACACTTTCGATATTGATTTTGTTGCTCATGAAATTGGCCACCAAATGGGAGCAACTCATATGTTTGCTTACGATACTGAAAACGCAGGTACAAACTCAGAACCTGGCAGTGGTTCGACCGTAATGGCCTATGCGGGTATTACTGGTGCTAACAATGTTCAAACTAATAGTGATGACTATTTTCACTACCATAGCATCAAACAAATACTAACTAATATTGTTGGAAAATGCCAAACTACAGATGCTATTATAAATAACCCTCCCATAGCAAATGCTGGTCCAGATTATCATATTCCTGCAGGAACTGCCTATGTTTTAAAGGGTAGTGCCACAGATTTAGATGGCACATCTTCGTTAACTTACTGTTGGGAACAAATAGATAGTGGTAGTTCTAACTATCTTAATTTTGGACCCGATTTAGTTAATGGCCCTGTAAATAGATCGCTTCCACCTAGCAATCAATCCTCTAGATTTATTCCAA contains the following coding sequences:
- a CDS encoding bifunctional riboflavin kinase/FAD synthetase, which encodes MGKLKNIKAYNSSKPTVVTIGTFDGVHIGHQKIVKRLINTGNLQGLKSVVLTFFPHPRMVLQKDSNIKLINTITERRTILEGLGLDQLLVKEFTKEFSRLSAEDFVKQILVETLNAKKVIIGYDHRFGRNRNADIVDLRKYGTIYGFDVEEIPAQDIDDVSVSSTKIRTALIEGDIEKANSYLGYQFMLTGTVVPGKALGRQIDYPTANIQIEETYKIIPKHGVYVVSALIENTIVYGMMNIGTNPTVDGTQQSIEVHFFNFEKDIYNQTLQINILHRIRDEQKFNSLELLKAQLLKDKETSISYINSLSK
- the serS gene encoding serine--tRNA ligase, which encodes MLQVPFIRENKDLVIKRLAKRNIDATEMINNVILFDEDRRRIQTELDNTLAESNALSKEIGNLYKSGEAQKANILKEKTTQLKDVSKELNEALNSTTEALNQLLYKIPNIPNDIVPAGSTENDNEEVFREGDIPVLHENALPHWELAKKYDIIDFELGNKITGAGFPVYKGKGARLQRALIAYFLDKNTAAGYTEYQLPHLVNEASGFGTGQLPDKEGQMYHVTEDNLYLIPTAEVPGTNIFRDVVLNESELPIGITGYTPCFRREAGSYGAHVRGLNRLHQFDKVEILRVEHPSKSYEALDGMVNHVKTILQELKLPYRILRLCGGDLGFTSALTYDFEVFSTAQDRWLEISSVSNFETFQANRLKLRFKNSEGKNELAHTLNGSSLALPRVLAGILENNQTKDGIVIPEVLQPYVGFNIIN
- a CDS encoding reprolysin-like metallopeptidase, whose translation is MKAKLHYVFSIAMFLFIFYVNAQSNTWKKISKSIHKEKINKLDIDIDKSQVFELNMPSLLGSVTSAISRNSNIKKSTTKINVPSKDGRLEDFTIYEASVFSPELAAKYPQIKSYVGFSNETPGTRLRMSVSPQGVQTMITYLDGSNVFMQPLEKGSNEYIVYKTSSKNLGKNNFLCKTIEDFKSSSLNKSSSTSKIYVNEGGANTKLLQKFRIAISTTGEYTQYHNDNNAANGNAVADALAAINATINRVNEVFETDMAIRFEVINAPQLIYTNAATDPYSDASVGTDEENFNNLSGWSLQLQKTLSTNLGSNISQANNAYDIGHLFGATGGGGNAGCIGCVCEDDTASDNDHKKGSGYTSPSNGIPEGDTFDIDFVAHEIGHQMGATHMFAYDTENAGTNSEPGSGSTVMAYAGITGANNVQTNSDDYFHYHSIKQILTNIVGKCQTTDAIINNPPIANAGPDYHIPAGTAYVLKGSATDLDGTSSLTYCWEQIDSGSSNYLNFGPDLVNGPVNRSLPPSNQSSRFIPKFSSVIAGKTTQTNPTLGDDWETVSTVARDLNWALTVRDRSPNNYLGGQSSYDTMVITVENVTPFTVNNPIAWVQGSTQTITWNVGATNNTTINCQSVNIKLSTNGGLTFPTIIAANVPNNGSYSYTVPSIPNTENARILIEAADNIFYDVSDFNFIISPNPNFLLVNENLDPIDCKDTSATINFDYQTANGFSQTTTFSASGLPPGSNATFLPSSLNTSGTVTMIINNLDTAPLGDYTITVRGTSNSIVKNKLIDFPFYNGICNSEGTTEYATGTTFVEFNTISNVTGKTVGYNDYKANASIVNRNASYPLTVQVNTDGDFDTNTLVWIDWNQNCIFDANETYNLGTATNVANGATSLSPLNITVPANAVLGLTTMRVTTKYADGTSVLPCELGFDGEVEDYSLNVVSTLSVEDFGFENFNVYPNPNNGNFTIKLSGSVSKDIQVSVYDLRGRSIFNKVYKNVGDFNENISLNQVQSGMYLLKVNDGLRHSTKKIIIK